One genomic region from Candidatus Tisiphia endosymbiont of Dioctria linearis encodes:
- the ffh gene encoding signal recognition particle protein: MFQTLTQNLTKIFDRIKRSGTLSEAQINDTMRDIRIALLEADVALPVVKDFIAEVKLKAMGQEVIKSVSPGQMIVKIIHNELINILSSSPEESVLQLKSAPPVNILMVGLQGSGKTSASAKLALRLKNQNKKVLLVSLDTYRPAAQEQLTILGKSIEVDSLTIIPNHTPVDITKRALYESKLAAYDVVIYDTAGRLQIDDQMMQEAVNIKNLVEPKEIILVVDAMTGQDSVLIASNFDQQLGITGVILSRIDGDAKGGAALSIKHVTNKPIKFLSTGEKLADLELFDPERIASRILDMGDIISFVEKASSLIDQEEAEKAAARLKKGKFDLEDYLTQMRSIKKLGGFASMINMLPGINKIIDKVDQSKLSGKLIDHQEAIILSMTKKERKKPDLLNASRRKRIAEGSGTSVQKVNNLLKQFKQISGFMKKASNMNPKSLMRSGLGNLFKP, from the coding sequence ATGTTCCAAACATTAACTCAAAATCTGACTAAAATCTTTGATCGTATCAAAAGAAGCGGCACTTTATCGGAAGCTCAAATAAACGATACTATGCGTGATATTAGGATTGCCCTTCTTGAGGCAGATGTGGCACTACCGGTAGTTAAGGACTTTATTGCTGAAGTAAAGTTAAAAGCTATGGGGCAGGAGGTGATAAAATCAGTCTCTCCAGGGCAGATGATAGTAAAAATTATCCATAATGAGTTAATTAATATATTATCCTCTTCTCCAGAGGAGAGTGTATTACAACTTAAATCTGCCCCTCCGGTAAATATTTTAATGGTTGGGCTGCAAGGTAGTGGTAAGACTAGCGCTAGTGCCAAATTAGCACTTAGGCTAAAAAACCAAAATAAAAAGGTACTTTTAGTTTCTCTTGATACTTATCGTCCTGCTGCTCAGGAGCAATTAACTATCCTTGGTAAATCGATAGAGGTAGATAGTTTAACTATTATCCCCAACCATACTCCTGTCGATATTACTAAAAGAGCCTTGTACGAATCAAAATTAGCCGCCTATGATGTCGTTATTTATGATACGGCAGGTAGGTTGCAAATCGATGATCAAATGATGCAAGAAGCGGTAAATATAAAAAATTTAGTAGAGCCAAAGGAAATAATTCTGGTGGTTGATGCAATGACAGGGCAAGATTCAGTACTTATAGCTAGCAATTTTGACCAACAACTAGGAATTACCGGGGTGATTTTATCTCGTATTGATGGTGATGCTAAAGGTGGAGCGGCTTTGAGTATTAAGCATGTTACCAATAAGCCTATTAAGTTCCTAAGTACTGGTGAAAAATTGGCAGATTTAGAGTTATTTGATCCAGAACGTATCGCCTCGAGAATATTAGATATGGGAGATATTATTTCCTTTGTTGAAAAAGCAAGTAGCCTAATAGATCAGGAAGAGGCGGAAAAAGCAGCTGCTAGACTAAAAAAAGGTAAATTTGACTTGGAAGATTACCTAACGCAAATGAGGAGTATAAAAAAATTAGGTGGATTTGCTAGTATGATAAATATGTTACCTGGCATTAATAAAATTATCGATAAAGTTGATCAATCGAAATTAAGCGGTAAATTAATAGACCACCAAGAAGCAATAATTTTGTCAATGACCAAAAAAGAACGAAAAAAACCAGATTTGCTAAATGCTTCACGTCGAAAGCGTATTGCTGAAGGCTCGGGAACATCAGTTCAGAAAGTCAATAATCTATTGAAACAATTTAAGCAAATAAGTGGTTTTATGAAAAAGGCAAGCAATATGAATCCCAAAAGCCTAATGCGTAGCGGTCTAGGCAATTTATTCAAACCATAA
- a CDS encoding SPFH domain-containing protein, whose product MEYILLVCSIVAILIIIQMVKVVPQQQAWIVEKFGKFDSILQPGLSILIPVIQKVAYKHTLKEEAIDVTAQTAISNDNVTLLIDGVLYVKIVDPVAASYGVNSPYYAITQLAQTTMRSEIGKLPLDRTFEERETLNIAIVSAINQAAVNWGIQCMRYEIKDIQPPQTILKAMELQVAAERQKRAQILDSEGNRQAKINHAEGEKAQVVLNSEASYIDQVNRAKGEAEAIGLVAMATAKSIELIAASIQKSGGNDAVSLKIAEQYISAFGELAKDSNTVILPANLSEPGSFITQALSIFDQLKSVNDKKLPKESSTKKKLSASE is encoded by the coding sequence ATGGAATATATATTATTAGTTTGTAGTATCGTGGCGATCCTTATTATTATACAGATGGTTAAGGTTGTACCACAACAACAAGCATGGATTGTTGAAAAATTTGGGAAATTTGATAGCATCTTGCAGCCTGGCTTGAGTATTTTGATACCAGTGATTCAGAAAGTAGCCTACAAACATACTTTAAAGGAAGAAGCGATTGATGTGACTGCTCAAACAGCCATTTCCAATGATAATGTTACGTTACTAATAGATGGTGTGTTATATGTAAAAATTGTCGATCCAGTTGCTGCATCTTATGGGGTTAATAGTCCATATTATGCTATCACCCAGCTTGCACAAACCACCATGCGTTCAGAAATAGGTAAGTTACCATTAGACAGAACTTTTGAAGAACGAGAAACCTTGAATATCGCTATTGTTTCTGCTATTAACCAAGCGGCAGTCAATTGGGGGATACAATGTATGCGTTATGAAATTAAAGACATTCAGCCACCACAAACAATACTTAAAGCGATGGAGTTACAAGTTGCAGCAGAACGTCAAAAACGAGCTCAAATTTTAGACTCAGAAGGCAATAGACAAGCAAAAATAAACCATGCGGAAGGCGAGAAGGCTCAAGTTGTATTAAATTCTGAAGCTTCCTATATTGATCAAGTAAATAGGGCTAAGGGTGAAGCTGAAGCAATAGGATTAGTAGCCATGGCTACTGCTAAAAGTATTGAGCTTATAGCAGCCTCTATTCAGAAATCTGGAGGAAACGATGCAGTATCTTTAAAAATTGCTGAACAATATATATCTGCTTTTGGTGAGTTAGCCAAGGATAGTAATACCGTAATTCTACCGGCAAATCTTTCTGAACCAGGAAGCTTTATAACTCAAGCTTTAAGTATTTTTGATCAGCTGAAATCAGTGAACGATAAAAAATTGCCTAAGGAATCATCTACAAAGAAAAAACTTAGTGCTAGTGAATAA
- a CDS encoding glycosyltransferase family 4 protein codes for MISSDSPKRYHKPTILQVVPALFSGGVERGTVEVAKMLKKADYNVIVVSSGGSLVEELAVADIPHISMNSATKNPFSIWKNARILSEIIKEYGVDIVHARSRAPAWSCYMAAKATNTKFLTTFHGIYNISNLFKHFYNSVMIKGEKVIAVSNFVKQHILTNYKILENQITVIRRGVDYRYFDPKNVTEEKLIKYKKKYGISDSTPIILLPSRFSSWKGHISLVEALGKLKHLDFYCLMVGDLSKHPNFTDRVKSLINVLKLQSKIQIFGNEIDMLSLYGVSDIVLSTSIEPEAFGRTITEGQSMEKLVIATNIGEAIETISDTKTGFHVKPNDPIDLAEKIEHCLSILKTNEGKKIQQAARKAVIDNSSLDLMLSKTLNLYKEMLKKT; via the coding sequence ATGATTTCATCAGATTCACCCAAACGATACCATAAACCAACCATTTTGCAAGTAGTTCCAGCTTTATTCTCTGGTGGAGTAGAGAGAGGGACAGTTGAAGTGGCAAAAATGTTAAAAAAAGCTGATTATAATGTTATTGTAGTCTCATCTGGTGGTTCGTTAGTTGAAGAGTTAGCAGTTGCAGATATACCACATATTTCTATGAATAGTGCTACTAAGAATCCCTTTTCAATATGGAAAAATGCAAGGATTTTATCAGAAATAATTAAGGAATATGGCGTAGATATAGTACATGCAAGATCAAGAGCTCCAGCTTGGAGCTGTTATATGGCAGCAAAGGCTACTAATACTAAATTTTTAACAACGTTTCATGGCATTTACAACATCTCGAATTTGTTCAAACATTTCTATAATAGTGTGATGATTAAAGGCGAGAAAGTCATAGCTGTGTCTAATTTTGTAAAGCAGCATATATTAACTAATTATAAAATTCTAGAAAATCAAATTACTGTAATACGTCGAGGAGTAGATTATCGTTATTTTGATCCCAAAAATGTCACAGAAGAAAAATTAATAAAATATAAAAAGAAATATGGTATATCTGACAGCACTCCTATAATATTGTTACCATCAAGATTTTCTAGTTGGAAGGGACACATTAGTCTTGTTGAAGCACTTGGCAAATTAAAACATCTAGATTTTTACTGTCTCATGGTTGGGGATTTATCTAAACACCCAAATTTTACAGATCGAGTAAAATCTCTTATAAACGTATTGAAACTACAAAGTAAAATTCAAATTTTTGGTAATGAAATTGATATGCTCAGTCTTTATGGTGTTTCAGATATAGTATTATCTACTTCAATTGAGCCAGAAGCATTTGGTCGTACTATAACTGAAGGACAATCAATGGAAAAGCTAGTAATTGCTACAAATATTGGTGAAGCTATTGAAACAATATCAGATACAAAAACTGGATTTCATGTTAAACCAAACGATCCTATCGATTTGGCAGAAAAAATTGAACATTGCTTATCTATACTCAAAACCAATGAAGGTAAAAAAATACAACAAGCAGCAAGAAAAGCAGTAATCGATAATTCCTCCCTTGACTTAATGCTCAGTAAAACCTTAAATTTATATAAGGAAATGCTCAAAAAAACATAA
- a CDS encoding efflux RND transporter periplasmic adaptor subunit, protein MLNKLIVFVSICIISCCAIAEKQEGITVKASKVQMADLHNVFSVVGQCKNDTSRDYYANVSGTVDVVSTSQGGKVDKGDVLLIIDQDLAMSIKSQAEISLKTAMTAYERDKALFAKKYISSDVLEKSNSDLETAKLAFSKAMNSYNDMVIVAPFDGNIGIIKLKKGDKVEQKNYLFSIIAQNSTTKNILMELPEGLYNQVSVSTDLVITDNNGDKINGKIAEISQYVSDNGTISAKVIVDSNSNMIHRSYVPIDLILNKHQNLAVASQSVQSNSKGQYFVYKLNDNKVQQLYVKLGTSLNGLTEIISDEIKEGDMVVVEGITKINDGSIVKLL, encoded by the coding sequence ATGTTGAATAAATTAATTGTTTTTGTAAGTATATGCATTATTTCTTGCTGTGCTATCGCTGAAAAACAAGAGGGCATTACGGTAAAAGCCAGTAAAGTACAAATGGCTGATTTGCATAATGTTTTCAGCGTTGTCGGACAATGTAAAAATGATACGAGTCGGGATTATTATGCAAATGTTTCTGGTACGGTTGATGTAGTATCTACTTCTCAAGGGGGCAAGGTTGACAAAGGGGATGTCCTGCTTATTATTGACCAAGATTTGGCTATGTCAATTAAGTCACAAGCAGAAATCTCTTTAAAAACTGCGATGACTGCTTATGAACGTGATAAGGCATTATTTGCCAAAAAATATATTAGTAGTGATGTACTAGAAAAATCAAATAGTGATTTAGAAACAGCTAAGCTTGCTTTTTCCAAAGCAATGAATAGTTACAACGATATGGTTATCGTAGCACCATTTGATGGAAATATTGGTATAATAAAGCTAAAAAAAGGGGATAAGGTAGAACAAAAAAATTATCTTTTTAGCATTATTGCTCAAAATTCTACCACTAAAAATATTCTAATGGAGTTACCTGAGGGGCTTTATAATCAGGTGTCAGTATCTACTGATTTAGTGATAACCGATAATAATGGTGATAAGATTAATGGAAAAATTGCTGAAATCTCACAATATGTTTCAGATAATGGTACTATAAGTGCTAAAGTTATTGTTGATTCTAATAGTAATATGATACATAGAAGCTATGTACCTATAGATTTAATTCTTAACAAACATCAGAATTTAGCAGTAGCTAGTCAATCAGTGCAGAGTAATAGTAAAGGTCAGTATTTTGTATATAAACTTAATGATAACAAAGTGCAGCAACTTTATGTTAAGCTAGGTACTAGTCTAAATGGTCTAACAGAGATTATTTCAGACGAAATCAAAGAGGGAGATATGGTAGTAGTGGAAGGAATTACTAAGATTAATGACGGTAGCATAGTGAAATTATTATAG
- a CDS encoding tetratricopeptide repeat protein — MSYLSNQDKWLLIFDNLKISENKKVQEFVDWEHNGRVIFCSQDSEILPNIVKMTAFEKSNAITLANNIIENNDAKLAEFLSEKFAGYPILIVQGAQLLNNVKDLDRKEYKDKIQQSTDKIQLNITLVINELKPSAKKLLNKIALINNQGFSKELLKIITDNQNTLDDDLYQLSKFALISNIDSHDTNPVFEMHDVIVQKIIEMNGVKINKPYLEDIVVKLIDATPKSGIKGRIFRTAKTMSENLEIILKNSEKYKVNIYKILGLKLYVILQYLNSWDNYNAKKLVDWFNKNDQEGQFKLWLMNNDEKHIYARYIKFIGRYYKNCSNNQVAIEYYIRAKEAFDKVKDYETFKCNVFYALATSNIALGQIQEAKKNIQIMKQMFTSNLVDNSDIGFLYCVKSQLFFIQGKYPKALDQINQDIAESIKQGLKPDDFFLTSRYMLKAEILNYLKKYQEAHAVVKQLYDMHKSSKKEEHEIFGRIFAQMARSELGLGKLDHALEYVNRAITIFLADEHRNPKGADYSEDINLAASYVVQGDVLFAQDNIKEAIKSYNKAYTIYYYLYRDNRKNVAQVSELYSQGAKAACKARDLHSYKFFGKQQVKEFGVNHTNTVSMFEYCKQHNMNLWEKKID; from the coding sequence ATGAGCTATTTATCGAATCAAGATAAATGGTTGCTGATATTCGATAATCTGAAGATAAGTGAAAATAAAAAAGTTCAAGAGTTCGTTGATTGGGAACATAATGGGCGCGTTATATTCTGCTCCCAAGATAGCGAAATATTACCTAATATAGTCAAAATGACTGCCTTTGAAAAAAGTAATGCGATTACTCTGGCTAATAATATTATAGAAAATAATGACGCTAAATTAGCAGAATTCTTGAGCGAAAAGTTTGCTGGTTATCCTATCCTGATAGTACAAGGTGCACAATTATTAAATAATGTAAAAGATTTAGATAGAAAAGAATATAAGGATAAAATCCAGCAATCAACAGATAAAATTCAATTAAACATTACATTAGTTATCAATGAGTTAAAGCCAAGTGCTAAGAAACTTTTAAATAAAATAGCCTTAATAAATAATCAAGGTTTCTCGAAAGAACTTTTAAAAATTATTACGGATAATCAAAATACTCTTGATGATGATCTCTATCAATTATCTAAATTTGCTTTAATATCTAACATTGACTCGCATGACACTAACCCTGTCTTTGAAATGCATGATGTTATTGTTCAGAAAATAATAGAAATGAATGGAGTAAAAATTAATAAACCTTACTTAGAGGATATTGTTGTTAAATTAATTGATGCTACCCCAAAAAGTGGAATAAAAGGTCGTATTTTTAGAACTGCTAAGACTATGTCTGAAAATCTTGAAATAATTTTAAAAAACTCGGAAAAATATAAAGTTAATATATATAAGATTCTGGGATTAAAGTTATATGTAATACTACAATATCTTAATTCTTGGGATAACTATAATGCAAAGAAATTAGTTGATTGGTTTAATAAAAATGATCAAGAAGGGCAATTTAAATTATGGTTAATGAATAATGATGAAAAACATATATATGCAAGATATATAAAGTTTATAGGAAGGTATTATAAGAACTGTTCTAACAATCAAGTGGCAATTGAATATTACATTAGAGCAAAAGAAGCTTTTGACAAAGTAAAAGATTACGAAACTTTTAAGTGTAACGTATTTTATGCGTTGGCAACATCTAATATTGCATTAGGTCAAATTCAAGAAGCAAAAAAAAATATACAAATTATGAAGCAAATGTTTACTAGTAACTTGGTAGATAACAGTGATATAGGGTTTCTATATTGTGTTAAATCACAGTTATTTTTTATACAAGGAAAATATCCTAAGGCATTGGATCAAATTAATCAAGACATAGCAGAAAGTATAAAACAGGGATTAAAACCGGATGATTTTTTTCTTACAAGTCGTTATATGCTTAAAGCAGAAATATTAAATTATCTTAAAAAATACCAAGAAGCACATGCTGTAGTCAAGCAATTATATGATATGCATAAATCCTCTAAAAAAGAAGAGCATGAAATATTTGGTCGCATTTTTGCCCAAATGGCAAGAAGTGAGTTAGGGCTTGGTAAGTTAGACCATGCCTTAGAGTATGTTAATAGGGCTATCACCATATTTTTAGCCGATGAGCATAGGAATCCTAAAGGTGCAGATTATTCCGAAGATATAAACTTAGCAGCAAGTTATGTAGTACAAGGTGATGTTTTGTTTGCTCAAGATAACATAAAAGAAGCAATAAAATCCTATAATAAAGCTTATACCATATATTATTATTTATATAGAGATAATCGTAAAAATGTGGCACAAGTTAGTGAGTTGTATAGTCAAGGAGCTAAAGCTGCCTGTAAAGCAAGAGACTTACATAGTTATAAGTTTTTTGGTAAACAGCAAGTAAAAGAGTTTGGAGTAAATCACACTAATACTGTATCTATGTTCGAGTATTGCAAACAACATAATATGAATTTATGGGAAAAAAAAATAGATTAG
- a CDS encoding alpha/beta hydrolase translates to MEKIYNTEKKKFITYNHYKSNKKNMPHVMFLHGLMSNMNGTKAVFLENYCKKHDYNFITFDNFGHGKSSGNFLDETIGSWLTGVELVLNKLIIQPTIIIGSSMGAWLAILAAIKFPSKICGLIALAPALDFTETIWNNLTEIQKIQMQQQKWLEFNGRDCNGKYPISYQLIFEAKNHLLLNSNSINLKKLVHLIHGILDTDVPYTISSKLVEKITSDIVVMKLIKDGHHNLSRESDLAIIANSLEEIIKYKN, encoded by the coding sequence ATGGAAAAAATATATAATACAGAAAAGAAAAAATTTATCACTTATAATCATTATAAAAGCAACAAAAAAAATATGCCTCACGTAATGTTCTTACATGGCTTGATGTCAAATATGAATGGTACAAAGGCTGTATTTCTTGAAAATTACTGTAAAAAACATGATTATAATTTTATCACATTTGATAATTTTGGTCATGGAAAGTCGTCAGGTAATTTTCTAGATGAAACTATTGGCTCTTGGCTTACGGGGGTTGAGCTGGTGTTAAATAAACTTATCATACAACCAACTATTATAATAGGTTCCAGCATGGGTGCCTGGCTTGCCATTCTTGCTGCTATAAAGTTTCCTAGTAAAATTTGTGGTCTTATTGCTCTTGCTCCAGCACTAGATTTTACAGAAACTATTTGGAATAATTTAACTGAAATTCAAAAAATACAAATGCAACAACAAAAATGGCTTGAGTTTAATGGGCGTGATTGTAATGGTAAATACCCAATAAGTTATCAATTAATATTTGAAGCTAAAAATCACTTGTTACTAAACTCAAATAGTATTAATCTTAAGAAACTTGTTCATTTAATTCATGGGATACTAGATACTGATGTGCCTTATACCATCTCAAGTAAGTTGGTAGAAAAAATTACTAGTGATATAGTAGTAATGAAATTAATAAAAGATGGGCATCACAATCTCTCAAGAGAATCAGATTTGGCTATAATTGCTAATTCTTTGGAAGAAATAATAAAATATAAAAACTAA
- a CDS encoding peptide MFS transporter, giving the protein MSNCVDLLDIDNLDIDNIKETKIFPKHLKLLFFVEMWERFSYYGMRALLVLFLTSHLGFSDANAYATYSLFAAIGYAGPVLGGFLADKLMGFRNMVLIGGIIITIGHICMTLVGSETNFVYLGLSLLALGTGLFKGNITNLLSCCYKENDPDRERGFTLFYVGVNLGSFLASISCGYVASTIGWDYGFGLAGLGMLIGLIIFVKFQNLLGNNGLSPYPHLMKKRFFLRLNPFTIIIVSTIFLTFLVSEMLIFAEFFANMLSIIGLGVFGIFGYIIFKSPTIQRQNLIALSMMIFLLMCFFALEMQLGSLINLFTERNVVKEVFGTIVPASVSQAINPFSIIIFGSLLGTYMKFNKKYATLMLILGLLTLVVCFFILYIGCVNADSNGKVGYLYLVIAISFMSLGELCIAPLVQSQTTLLAPKHLRGFIMGILMLSLAFSNLLGTVIAKFMSVPSIGGEVDFMESLSIYKEGFLYIAFFNLGIVVIFTIFCSIFLHRVLTRQSYS; this is encoded by the coding sequence ATGAGTAATTGTGTTGATTTACTAGATATAGATAATCTAGATATTGATAATATTAAAGAAACTAAAATATTTCCTAAACACCTAAAACTTCTATTTTTCGTTGAAATGTGGGAGCGTTTTAGCTATTATGGAATGAGAGCTTTGCTGGTGCTATTTCTTACATCACATTTAGGATTTAGTGATGCTAATGCTTATGCCACCTATTCTTTATTTGCCGCTATTGGCTATGCCGGTCCGGTACTCGGAGGCTTTTTAGCTGATAAATTAATGGGATTTCGTAATATGGTACTAATTGGCGGTATAATTATAACAATTGGTCATATTTGTATGACCTTAGTAGGATCAGAAACAAATTTTGTATATTTAGGCTTATCACTATTAGCATTAGGAACAGGTTTATTTAAAGGTAATATTACAAATTTGCTAAGTTGCTGTTATAAAGAAAATGATCCAGATAGAGAAAGAGGTTTTACCTTATTCTATGTTGGGGTAAATTTAGGATCATTCTTAGCTTCTATTTCCTGTGGTTATGTGGCAAGTACTATTGGTTGGGACTACGGATTTGGTTTAGCTGGTCTAGGTATGTTAATTGGACTTATTATATTTGTTAAATTTCAGAATTTACTAGGTAATAATGGTCTATCACCTTACCCACATCTCATGAAAAAAAGATTTTTCTTGAGGTTGAATCCTTTTACTATAATAATAGTAAGCACTATATTTCTAACATTTCTTGTGTCTGAAATGTTAATATTTGCTGAATTTTTTGCTAACATGCTTAGCATTATAGGTTTAGGGGTATTTGGGATATTTGGCTATATTATATTTAAGTCTCCAACAATTCAAAGACAAAATCTAATTGCCTTATCGATGATGATCTTTTTATTAATGTGCTTTTTTGCGTTGGAAATGCAACTTGGGTCTCTTATTAACCTATTTACCGAAAGAAATGTGGTCAAGGAAGTATTTGGTACAATAGTTCCTGCCTCAGTATCACAAGCAATAAATCCTTTCTCTATAATAATATTTGGTTCTTTATTAGGCACTTACATGAAGTTTAATAAGAAATATGCAACTTTAATGTTAATTTTAGGTCTTTTGACCTTAGTTGTGTGTTTCTTTATTCTTTATATCGGTTGCGTAAATGCTGATAGTAATGGTAAAGTAGGATATTTATATTTAGTAATTGCTATTTCTTTTATGAGTTTAGGAGAGCTTTGCATAGCACCATTAGTACAGTCTCAAACGACTTTACTTGCTCCAAAACACTTACGTGGATTTATAATGGGTATATTAATGCTATCACTAGCATTTTCAAATTTACTAGGCACTGTAATAGCAAAATTTATGTCGGTACCTTCTATTGGAGGAGAAGTAGATTTTATGGAGTCACTATCTATATATAAAGAAGGTTTTTTATATATAGCCTTCTTTAATTTAGGCATAGTTGTTATATTCACCATATTTTGCTCTATTTTCTTACATAGAGTTTTAACTAGACAAAGTTATAGCTAA
- a CDS encoding DUF2608 domain-containing protein: MNNHKFTKTTKISDFLKISEMIDKLDQDSLVLFDVDDVLIMAQDEYRLTHPYRLEWCVESKKRFTRKERQLFFSIILKNRTIRLVNPNINDILSKLWERQIPTVALTKLYTGRFGVIEDFTNWRLKELKGINIDFMKSTPIKEEILIDELHSENGMPMMEEGVILTADIDKGIVLENILHKKSYYPKTIIFVDDVLENIESVEKICAKLQINYHGFEFNGASLVPEPELDKKSEKIRFEILEKEHRWLTDLKL; encoded by the coding sequence ATGAATAACCATAAATTTACTAAAACAACTAAAATTTCTGATTTTTTAAAAATTTCAGAAATGATAGATAAGCTAGATCAAGATAGTTTGGTACTTTTTGATGTGGATGACGTACTGATCATGGCTCAAGATGAATATCGCTTAACTCATCCTTATAGACTTGAATGGTGTGTTGAAAGCAAAAAACGCTTTACTAGAAAAGAAAGGCAACTTTTTTTTAGTATTATTCTAAAAAATCGTACTATTCGCTTAGTGAACCCCAATATAAATGATATATTGAGTAAATTATGGGAGAGGCAAATTCCAACTGTTGCTTTAACCAAGCTATATACAGGTAGATTCGGGGTTATTGAAGATTTTACCAATTGGCGTTTAAAAGAGCTTAAAGGAATAAATATAGATTTTATGAAATCTACTCCAATAAAAGAGGAAATATTAATTGATGAATTACATAGTGAGAATGGTATGCCGATGATGGAAGAAGGGGTGATTCTTACTGCCGATATTGATAAAGGGATAGTATTAGAGAATATTTTACACAAGAAAAGTTACTACCCTAAAACCATAATATTCGTTGATGATGTTTTAGAAAATATTGAGTCAGTGGAAAAAATATGTGCTAAATTACAGATTAACTATCATGGTTTTGAATTTAATGGAGCTTCACTAGTGCCGGAGCCAGAGCTTGATAAAAAAAGTGAAAAAATTCGTTTTGAGATTTTAGAGAAAGAACATCGTTGGCTAACAGATTTAAAACTTTAA